The Thalassolituus oleivorans MIL-1 genome includes the window AACGTGAGTGACGTTTGTCATGGTTTCGTTGTAAGGCATTGACGGTACTATCAAAGCTTTGGTTTCGGTAAGTACGCCGAAGTCAGTCACTCACTGGTGTGGAAGATGATTGAACATACTTGGCAATGGCGAGAGGGCTCATGGCAGCCTGTGCGCTGGCCCGCCGATGATCGCGGCTTACATTATGGCGACGGCGTATTTGAAACCCTGCGGCTAAACGATAGCGGTGCAATTCCGCTGTGGGCTTTTCACCACCTTAGACTAAACGATGGCTTTAAACGTTTGCGCTTTAGCGAACCGTTGATGAGAGATGTGCAGGATGCATTAGTGTCTTTGCCTTTAGTTCCATCACCAGATGCTTTGGCTGCTAAGGTTATTGTAACGCGAGGAGGCGGCCCTAGAGGTTATGCCGCTTCGTCGACTCGGGCTAATGTGCTATTTCAACACTTCTCTGCGCCACTGTGGGGTAGGGAGCGCAATTCTGACGGTCTGTGTGTAGGTATAAACCCAGTTAGGTTAGCGCAGCAGCCCTTGCTCGCGGGCATTAAGCATCTCAATCGCTTGGAACAAGTACTTGCCCGTGAGGCGTTTGCTGACGACTGGCAGGAAAGCGTCATGATGGACGCTGAAGGCAATGTGATTGAGGGTTGTATGAGTAATCTCATTGTTATTAAGAATGGAAAATTCCTAACCCCTGACCTTTCTTTGTGCGGTGTTCGTGGCGTTGTACGTGAGTGGTTAAAGTCAGAGGTTGAGCTTGTAGAGCAAAGAATGTCCTTACAACAGCTTATTTCAGCTGATGGTGTTGTGTTTTGTAATAGCCTTGCCGGATTTCAGCCTGTACGCTGCCTTGTAGGTGACGAATCAGGCGATATTCATTGGCATGAAGATAGCTCTGGTTTCGTTCAAGCCCAGCAGTGGCAAAAGGCTCTGGAGTCCTTGTTTTGACAAAGCGCGACCGATCTAAAAAAACTTCTGCTAAAGCATCCAAAAAACATAAAAAATCGACGTCTAGTTTTCGTAAGTGGCTTATCAGTTTGTCGGTGCTGAGTTTTCTCGTAATTGGCGGGGTTGGGGTTACAGCATATTGGTTATGGGAATTACCCAACCTAAATAATTCTTCTGTTCGTATTGATGTTCAGCGTGGCGATACGTTAACCAGTATGGCGGAGCGTTGGCAGCGTGATGGCTGGTTGCGTTCTGCTTTGTTGTTGCGAGTAACTGCGCGTTTAACTAAGCAAACTCGCGTATTGCGTCCTGGCGAGTATGACATTCCAGCGGGGCTTACAAATAGCGAGCTGTTAGCTTTACTCGCTAGCGCTAAAGCCGTTACTTACCGCCTAACTATTATCGAAGGACGCCCGCTACGGGAAGCGCTTGCTGTTATCGCAAAAGCACCGCATTTAACTCAAGATATCGAGCCATTGACCGCCGAGGCGGTTGCTAAGGTTATTGGTGTTCAAGGTAATCCAGAAGGTTGGTTATACCCTGATACCTATGTGTATCAGCGTCATGAGACGGCTTCTGCCATTATTCTGCAGGCGTATCAACGAATGCAGGATAACCTAGCAGAGGCATGGCAGAATCGGGCTTCTGGCTTGCCGTATCGTGATGCATATCAAGCCTTGATCATGGCCTCTATTGTCGAGAAAGAGACTGGGGCGGCTTACGAGCGACCAATGATTGCTGGTGTGTTTGTGCGTAGACTACAAAAAAATATGCGTTTAGAAACCGATCCGACCGTGATTTATGGATTGGGCCCAGAGTTCGATGGTAATTTAACTCGAGCTCAATTGCGCGATAGTAGCAACCGCTACAATACATACCGTCGTCATGGTTTACCGCCGTCACCGATCGCATTGGCGGGGCGCACGGCAATAGATGCCGCTTTGCATCCACAAGATGGTGACGCTTTGTATTTTGTTGCTAAAGGGGATGGCTCTCACGCCTTCTCTGCTACCCTAGCGGCTCATAACGCTGCGGTAAGAAAATATCAAATGCGACGCCGAGAAGATTATCGTTCGGCTCCAAAAACAGAGCAGTGATTGTTTTACTGTTAACTAGTGAATTTGAAATAACATTATGACGAATGACACCATGCAAGGGCGGTTTATCACATTTGAAGGTGGCGAGGGTGTTGGCAAATCGACCAATATCGAGTTTGCTGCACATTGGCTACATGAGCGTGGCTTCGAAGTGATTGTCACCCGCGAGCCGGGTGGTACTGAGATTGCGGAGCGTATTCGTAATGATCTATTAAAAGCGCATCACGGCGAAACCATGCAGCCACTTACCGAACTGCTATTGGTATTTGCGGCTCGCGCTCAACATCTTCTGCAGGTTATTAAGCCAGCGTTAGAGCGCGGAGCTTGGGTGCTATGCGATCGTTTTACAGACTCCACCATTGCTTATCAAGGGTACGGTAGAGGATTAGATCAAACCACTATTCACGCCTTAAAAGAATTAGTACAGCAAGGGCTGGAGCCTGACCTAACTATACTGCTGGATGCTCCGCTGGATGTTGGCATGGGGCGGGCGCAGCGACGCGGGCAATCTGCTGGTGAAGAAACGGATCGTTTCGAAGTGGAGCAGCGTGCATTTTTTGAGCGTGTACAGCAAGGTTTTCAGGCGCTGGCCGCGAGCGAAGCACGGTTCAGGATAGTAGATGCCTCACAGCCTTTGGCCGATGTGCAAACACACGTTGTCATGCTCCTTGAGGAATGGGTGTGATTACACCAGCAGCCACGCATAACGCGATTAATGGCGCGGTTTTGCCTTGGCAACAGTCGGTTTGGGCTGATCTCATTAAGCGTCATCGTCATAGCGGTTTACCTCATGCACTTATGCTTACTGGGCCAAAAGGCATCGGTAAGCACGATTTAGCTTTGCATATCGCGCGCTGGCTGTTGTGTCAAAACCCTAGTGATGATGCGTGTGGGCACTGTCATAGCTGTCAGCTTTGGGCCGCCGGTAGTCATCCTGATTTTCAGATCGGTCAGCCAGAAGAGGGCAGTCGACAAATTCGTATTGATACGGTGCGCCATATCAATGATTTTATTTCGCAGACACCGCAAATTAGTCGCTGCCAAGTGGTTATTATCCGCCCTGTTGAAGTAATGAATACCAACGCTGCGAACGCTTTACTTAAAACCTTGGAAGAACCGCCGGGTGAGAGCTTTCTGTTGCTAGAAACTGAGCGTTTTGGTTCTGTATTGCCGACTATTCGTAGTCGCTGTCAGCGTTTATCGTTAGCAGCTCCGAAGGCAGAACTGGCGTTGCAGTGGCTAACAGCTACTGGTGTACAAACAGCAATCGCCGAGCATGCTTTACGCATGAATAACAACGCGCCGTTAGCGGCTCGTGATTGGCTTTCCGGAGCTGCAGGCGATACACAGCAGCGTTGGCTTGAGTTATTACTGCAATGGTCCAAAGGTTCTGCACCACTGCAAACGGTTGCTGACGGCTGGAGTAAGTTTGAACTGGGCGATATTATCACTTGGTTTTACGGCTTAACCTGTGATTGCATGAAGGCCATGATGCAAGTGCCACATGAACATTTACTCTATGCCAATGCCGTCACAGAACTGTCGAGTTACGCTATGACCGACAAAATAAAGCTGATAACCTTGCAAGACAAATTACGGCTAACTAACGGGCAATTACTGTCTGGTGCTAGTCATCATAATAAGATGTTGTTGGTCGAATCTTTATTGCTCGACTGGCAAGCGTTACTCATTCAAAGGTCTGGGAGTTCGGCATGAGTTTAGGTGGCCGCAGCGGTATTTTATCTCTGACTATTAAAGATAAGGCAGTGTTATACGCAGCCTATATGCCGTTTATTCGTGATGGCGGGTTATTTATTCCTACCAGCAAACAGTATCAACTTGGCGACGAGGTATTTATGTTGTTGAAGTTGATGGAAGAGCCGGAAAAAATCCCAGTTGCAGGTAGGGTTGTTTGGGTGACACCAAAGGGCGCTCAGGGCAATAAAGTTGCAGGTATCGGCGTGCAGTTTACGGGTGATGATGAAATTGCTCGCGGCAAAATAGAAACTTATTTAGCGGGTGCCGTTAAATCTGATCGAATGACCCATACGATGTGATAATAGCCAAGGGTTACTTGGCTATTATCCAGACAATTAGCGCAGCG containing:
- the pabC gene encoding aminodeoxychorismate lyase, encoding MIEHTWQWREGSWQPVRWPADDRGLHYGDGVFETLRLNDSGAIPLWAFHHLRLNDGFKRLRFSEPLMRDVQDALVSLPLVPSPDALAAKVIVTRGGGPRGYAASSTRANVLFQHFSAPLWGRERNSDGLCVGINPVRLAQQPLLAGIKHLNRLEQVLAREAFADDWQESVMMDAEGNVIEGCMSNLIVIKNGKFLTPDLSLCGVRGVVREWLKSEVELVEQRMSLQQLISADGVVFCNSLAGFQPVRCLVGDESGDIHWHEDSSGFVQAQQWQKALESLF
- the mltG gene encoding endolytic transglycosylase MltG; the encoded protein is MTKRDRSKKTSAKASKKHKKSTSSFRKWLISLSVLSFLVIGGVGVTAYWLWELPNLNNSSVRIDVQRGDTLTSMAERWQRDGWLRSALLLRVTARLTKQTRVLRPGEYDIPAGLTNSELLALLASAKAVTYRLTIIEGRPLREALAVIAKAPHLTQDIEPLTAEAVAKVIGVQGNPEGWLYPDTYVYQRHETASAIILQAYQRMQDNLAEAWQNRASGLPYRDAYQALIMASIVEKETGAAYERPMIAGVFVRRLQKNMRLETDPTVIYGLGPEFDGNLTRAQLRDSSNRYNTYRRHGLPPSPIALAGRTAIDAALHPQDGDALYFVAKGDGSHAFSATLAAHNAAVRKYQMRRREDYRSAPKTEQ
- the tmk gene encoding dTMP kinase produces the protein MQGRFITFEGGEGVGKSTNIEFAAHWLHERGFEVIVTREPGGTEIAERIRNDLLKAHHGETMQPLTELLLVFAARAQHLLQVIKPALERGAWVLCDRFTDSTIAYQGYGRGLDQTTIHALKELVQQGLEPDLTILLDAPLDVGMGRAQRRGQSAGEETDRFEVEQRAFFERVQQGFQALAASEARFRIVDASQPLADVQTHVVMLLEEWV
- a CDS encoding DNA polymerase III subunit delta' codes for the protein MITPAATHNAINGAVLPWQQSVWADLIKRHRHSGLPHALMLTGPKGIGKHDLALHIARWLLCQNPSDDACGHCHSCQLWAAGSHPDFQIGQPEEGSRQIRIDTVRHINDFISQTPQISRCQVVIIRPVEVMNTNAANALLKTLEEPPGESFLLLETERFGSVLPTIRSRCQRLSLAAPKAELALQWLTATGVQTAIAEHALRMNNNAPLAARDWLSGAAGDTQQRWLELLLQWSKGSAPLQTVADGWSKFELGDIITWFYGLTCDCMKAMMQVPHEHLLYANAVTELSSYAMTDKIKLITLQDKLRLTNGQLLSGASHHNKMLLVESLLLDWQALLIQRSGSSA
- a CDS encoding PilZ domain-containing protein, coding for MSLGGRSGILSLTIKDKAVLYAAYMPFIRDGGLFIPTSKQYQLGDEVFMLLKLMEEPEKIPVAGRVVWVTPKGAQGNKVAGIGVQFTGDDEIARGKIETYLAGAVKSDRMTHTM